The Variovorax paradoxus DNA window TCTCCAGCAGGATGTGTTCCGGCCGGACGTAGACGTCCAGCCTTTCGCCTTCGTGCGATGCATCGACCAGTCGGGCCTGCGGAAGGCTGAGATAGCCGGAGCCCAGGCGCAGCTGGATCTCGTGGGCGGTCTTGCCGTGGTAGTGGGCCGGCAGGATGTTCACGTCGCCAAGAAAGGACGCCACGAACGGATCCTGCGGACTGCGGTACAGGTCGGCCGGCGATGCGATCTGGCGGATGACGCCGGCCGACATCACGGCGATGCGGTCCGACATCGCCAGCGCCTCGCCCTGATCGTGGGTGACGAAGACCGTCGTCAGGCCCAGGCGGCGCTGGATCTCGCGAATCTCGACCTGCATCGAGCCGCGCAAGCTCTTGTCCAGGGCAGAGAAGGGCTCGTCGAGCAGCAGCACCTTGGGCTGGATGATCAGTGCGCGCGCCAGCGCCACACGCTGCTGCTGGCCACCGGAGAGTTCGCGCGGCTTGCGGTGCCCCAGACCGGTGAGCTTGACCATGGCCATCGCTTCCTTGACGCGCTGGGCCACCTCGTCCTTGGGTACGCCCCGCATCCGCAGGCCATAGCCGATGTTGCGCTCCACGGTCATGTGCGGAAAGAGCGCGTAGTTCTGAAAGACGATGCCGATCTGCCGCTTGTGCGGCGGATCGCTGGTCACCGGCTGCCCCTCGATGAAGATCTCGCCGCTGTCGGCCTCGGCAAAGCCCGCGATCAGGTTGAGCAGCGTCGTCTTGCCGCAGCCCGACGGACCCAGCAGGGTAAGGAATTCGCCACGCTTGATCTTCAGCGAGACCTCGTGCAGCACGGTCTGGTCGTGGTACTTCTTGACCACGCCTTCCAGGCTGACGGCTGTGTCGGCCTGCGGATGCGAAAGGCTGGGCTGCGCTGCAGGGTCGGAGTGGACTACTTTCATGCTCGAACGATAAGCCAAGGGTCCGTGTCCGGTCCTTTGCCAAATTTGATGCGGCCCCTCGGAAAAACGAAAGGTCTCGATGGCCGCGGGGCACAGGTCCCAGCGAGGGCCTTGCGGGCAGCGCTTTGCTTTTTCCTAAGCCCTGAATCCGAAAAACGTGATTTTCAAATGCGGTGTGCTTCTTCAGACTCGCCTGCATCGATGGCTGGTGTCTCCAGGCTTGCCTGGCGACCTGCATCAGTGGCGATCTTCTTTAGGAAACACAAATGTCAGTGGAAAAAATCAATACCTTGGTGGTCGGCGCGGGTCAGGCCGGCATCGCCATGAGCGAGCATCTTTCGCTCGTGGGTGTGCCGCATGTGGTGCTGGAGCGCAAGCGGATCGCGGAACGTTGGCGCTCGGAGCGTTGGGATTCCCTGGTCGCAAATGGCCCCGCCTGGCATGACCGTTTTCCAGGGTTGAAGTTCGAAGGAGTTTCGCCGGAGGCATTTCCACCGAAAGAGCGCATGGCGCAGTATTTCGAGGACTACGCCGCCATGCTGAAGGCGCCCGTACGCACCGGTGTCGACGTCAAGCAGGTGGAGCGCAACGTGGGTCGCCCGGGCTTCAAGGTCACGACCTCCGAGGGGGTCATCGAAGCGACCAACGTCGTTGCGGCCACCGGTCCCTTCCAGATTCCGGCCTATCCGAAGATCGTTCCCGAAACCGACAGCATCCAGCAGCTGCATTCCTCGGTGTACAAGAACCCGGGTCAGTTGCGGGAAGGCGCCGTGCTGGTCGTGGGGGCGGGTGCCTCCGGCTCGCAGATCGCCGAGGAGTTGCGCAAGGCGGGCAAGACGGTCTATCTCTCGGTGGGAGAGCACTACCGCCCGCCGCGTTCCTACCGCGGCCGCGACTACTGCTGGTGGCTGGGTGCCCTGGGCCTGTGGGACGAGGTCAAGATCAAGCCCAAGAAGCAGCACGTCGCGTTCGCCGTCAGTGGCTACGAGGGGGGCAAGACGGTCGATTTCCGTCGCCTTGCGCACATGGGCGTGACGCTGGTCGGCCTGACCAAGACCTACAAGGACGGTGTCATCGAGTTCGAAGAAGGCCTGGCCAGGAATGTTGCGGAAGGCGACCAGGCGTACTTCGACGTGCTGCGCGAAGCGGATGCCTACATTGAGCAGAACGGCTTGCCCTTTGCGCCGGAGCCCGAAGCCTGGGAACTGCTGCCGGACCCGGACTGCCTCAAGGAGCCGATCATGAGCCTGGATCTCGCCAAGGCCGGCATCACGACGATTCTCTGGGCCACCGGATTCACCTTCGACTACAGCTGGCTGAAGGTCAATGCCTTCGATGAAAAGGGCGCGCCGTTTCACAAGCGGGGCATTTCCGCCGAGAGCGGCATCTACTTCCTGGGACTGCCGAACCTGGTCAACCGCGCTTCGTCCTTCATCTACGGCGTGTGGCACGACGCGAAATACATCGCCGACCATATCGCGGTCCAGGACGCGTACATGTCGTACGGCAAGACCTGAGCCTGCATGGCCGAGATCACCTGCATCGAAGACCTGCGCCGCCTGGCGAAGAAACGCGTGCCCCGGATGTTCTACGACTACGTGGATGGCGGCTCGTGGACCGAATACACCTACCGTGCCAACGAAGAGGACTTCGGCAAGATCGAGTTTCGCCAGCGCGTGGCGGTGGACATCACCGAGCGCAGCACCGCCAGCACCATGGTCGGCCAGGCGGTCAGCATGCCGGTGGCGATCGCGCCCACGGGTCTCGCCGGCATGCAGCATGCCGATGGCGAGATCCTGGCGGCGCGCGCGGCGCAGAAGTTCGGCATACCGTTCACTTTGTCGACCATGAGCATCTGCCCGATCGAGGCGGTGGCCGAAGCGACCGGCCGCCATCCGTTCTGGTTCCAGCTCTATGTGCTGCGCGACCGGACGTTCGTGGAAGCCCTGATCGAGAGGGCCCGGAATGCCAACTGTTCCGCGCTCGTGGTCACCATGGACCTGCAGGTATTCGGACAGCGGCACAAGGACAAGAAGAACGGGCTGTCCACTCCCCCTCGGCCGACCCTGCGCAACCTCGTGAACCTGGCGAGCAAGCCGCGCTGGTGCTTGAACATGCTGGGCACCCGGCATCGCCGTTTCGGCAACATCGTCGGGCACGCGAAGGGCGTGGACAACATCGGCTCGCTGGTGGAGTGGACCCGGGAACAGTTCGATCCACGCCTGTCGTGGCAAGACATCGAATGGATCAAGAAGCGCTGGAACGGC harbors:
- a CDS encoding alpha-hydroxy acid oxidase; translated protein: MAEITCIEDLRRLAKKRVPRMFYDYVDGGSWTEYTYRANEEDFGKIEFRQRVAVDITERSTASTMVGQAVSMPVAIAPTGLAGMQHADGEILAARAAQKFGIPFTLSTMSICPIEAVAEATGRHPFWFQLYVLRDRTFVEALIERARNANCSALVVTMDLQVFGQRHKDKKNGLSTPPRPTLRNLVNLASKPRWCLNMLGTRHRRFGNIVGHAKGVDNIGSLVEWTREQFDPRLSWQDIEWIKKRWNGKLIVKGIQDPEDARLAVESGADAIVVSNHGGRQLDGASSSISTLPRIVEAVGQQVEVHMDGGIRSGQDVLKAIALGARGTYIGRAMMYGLGALGEKGVATALHLIQNELDLSMAFCGKTDVRGVDREILRMR
- a CDS encoding ABC transporter ATP-binding protein, which produces MKVVHSDPAAQPSLSHPQADTAVSLEGVVKKYHDQTVLHEVSLKIKRGEFLTLLGPSGCGKTTLLNLIAGFAEADSGEIFIEGQPVTSDPPHKRQIGIVFQNYALFPHMTVERNIGYGLRMRGVPKDEVAQRVKEAMAMVKLTGLGHRKPRELSGGQQQRVALARALIIQPKVLLLDEPFSALDKSLRGSMQVEIREIQRRLGLTTVFVTHDQGEALAMSDRIAVMSAGVIRQIASPADLYRSPQDPFVASFLGDVNILPAHYHGKTAHEIQLRLGSGYLSLPQARLVDASHEGERLDVYVRPEHILLENLHAGSVLSGTVIHHVFQGDHINTYVDVDVPRTARQVVTVRSAGLGAMQHWPVGSVVGLALLDEGISVFSSRK
- a CDS encoding flavin-containing monooxygenase, translated to MSVEKINTLVVGAGQAGIAMSEHLSLVGVPHVVLERKRIAERWRSERWDSLVANGPAWHDRFPGLKFEGVSPEAFPPKERMAQYFEDYAAMLKAPVRTGVDVKQVERNVGRPGFKVTTSEGVIEATNVVAATGPFQIPAYPKIVPETDSIQQLHSSVYKNPGQLREGAVLVVGAGASGSQIAEELRKAGKTVYLSVGEHYRPPRSYRGRDYCWWLGALGLWDEVKIKPKKQHVAFAVSGYEGGKTVDFRRLAHMGVTLVGLTKTYKDGVIEFEEGLARNVAEGDQAYFDVLREADAYIEQNGLPFAPEPEAWELLPDPDCLKEPIMSLDLAKAGITTILWATGFTFDYSWLKVNAFDEKGAPFHKRGISAESGIYFLGLPNLVNRASSFIYGVWHDAKYIADHIAVQDAYMSYGKT